From a single Rosa rugosa chromosome 7, drRosRugo1.1, whole genome shotgun sequence genomic region:
- the LOC133723413 gene encoding uncharacterized protein LOC133723413: protein MALRRYLGFSDGELMRSDCKPCSRLMRQTAGIFTVGGGLAFWILCRLHYGPRITVPRALRWGACGALSVSSSTALLVRLLSPECEPQNIETYDKGK, encoded by the exons ATGGCATTGAGGCGCTACTTGGGGTTTTCAGATGGCGAGCTGATGAGGTCTGATTGCAAACCTTGTTCCAGATTGATGAGACAGACTGCTGGGATTTTCACAGTTGGAGGAGGATTAGCATTCTGGATTCTTTGTAGATTGCATTATG GTCCCAGAATTACAGTTCCTAGGGCTCTTCGGTGGGGAGCTTGTGGAGCTTTATCTGTGAGCTCGTCCACTGCTCTGCTGGTACGCTTGCTTAGTCCAGAATGTGAGCCCCAAAACATAGAAACTTATGACAAGGGAAAGTAG